In the Candidatus Ryanbacteria bacterium CG10_big_fil_rev_8_21_14_0_10_43_42 genome, GATAGAATCCGTTCCGGTGAATGACGAACAAAAGGATAACATTATCACGGAAGAGCTTTCAAAAGGATACATGCTTCGGGATAAAGTTATTCAGGCAAGTAAGGTAAAGGTGGGTATTTATAAAAAATCTTCTTAAATACACATATTTCATTTCGTTATACACGACATATCATGATACACTTATAACATAACATTATATTACCATGGCAAAAATACTCGGCATCGACCTCGGCACCACAAATTCCGCTATGGCGGTTGTAGAAGCCGGTCAACCCAAAATTATAGAAAATAAAGAAGGAAATCGCACCATGCCCTCTATGGTTGCTGTTTCCAAAACAAACGAGCGCTTAGTAGGCCTTTTAGCAAAACGTCAGGCGGTTACGAATCCTAAAAATACCATTTTTTCTGCAAAGCGTCTCATTGGACGTACGTATTCGGATGAAGAAATAGTACGTGATAAAAAACTTCTCCCGTATGCCATACAAGAATCAAAAAATAATGGCATTGAAATTACCATGGGCGAAAAACAATACCGTCCGGAAGAGATTTCCGCCATGGTCCTGCAAAAATTAAAACAGGATGCTGAAGAGCAACTGGGAGAAAAAATAACCGAGGCAATTATCACCGTACCCGCATATTTTGATGACGCCCAGCGTCAAGCCACCAAGCATGCCGGAGAAATTGCCGGCCTGGACGTAAAGCGTATCATAAACGAACCGACGGCGGCCGCTTTAGCATATGGGTTTGAGAAAAAGAAGGACGAACAAATTGCTGTATATGATTTTGGCGGCGGTACATTCGACGTATCGGTACTGGAAGTTTCAAACGATACCATAGAAGTACGTTCCACCGGCGGAGACACGCACTTGGGCGGAGACGATTTCGATCAGCGCATTATGGACTGGCTCGTAAACGAGTTTAAAAAGGTATCCGGCATCGATATAGGGAACGATCATCTTGCACTCCAACGCCTAAAGGAAGCGGCTGAAAAGGCAAAGCATGAACTTTCCACAACCATGGAAACAGAGGTTAATATTCCGTTCATCACGTCCGGCGCCGAAGGTCCCCAACACTTGCTTATAAAGCTCTCACGCGCAAAACTGGAGTCCCTTGTGGAAGATCTCATAAAAAAATCTATTGAAACCACAAAACAGGTTGTTACTGATTCCAAGTTTGCCCTCTCTGACATTGATGAGGTCATTCTTGTCGGTGGACAGACACGTATGCCTGCCATTATAAAAGCGGTAAAAGAACTATTCGGGAAAGAACCGAATAAATCCATCAATCCCGATGAAGTAGTTGCTTTGGGAGCTGCCATCCAGGGAGGTATTATGCAGGGAGATGTAAAGGACGTTCTTCTTCTTGACGTAACACCGCTTTCATTCGGGATTGAAACATTAGGCGGCGTATTTACGCGCCTTATCGAAAAAAATACGACAGTCCCGACATCGCATAGTCAGGTATTTTCAACTGCGGCGGACAATCAGACATCCGTTGAAGTACACGTACTTCAGGGAGAGCGTGAACTTGCGAAGGACAATAAAACACTCGGTCATTTTATGCTTGATGGCATTCCGCCGGCATCACGCGGCATGCCGCAAATAGAAGTATCATTTGATATTGATGCAAATGGTATTCTAAACGTAAAAGCAAAAGATAAAACGAGCGGCAAAGAACAATCTATCCGCATTGAGGCATCATCGGGTCTTTCAACCGAAGAAATCGAACGCATGAAACGTGATGCCGAAACACACGCCGAAGAAGATAAAAAAATCAAAGAATTAATCGAAGAAAAAAATACGGCGGACACACTTATCCATACCGCAGAAAAAGCGCTTGCCGACGGAGGAGAAAAAGTACCGGCGGATATCAAAACAGACGTCGAGTCCCGCATCGCCGATCTTAAAAAAGCAAAAGATGGAAATGATAAACCCGCAATAGAAACTGCCGCAAAAGCATTATCTGCGGCAATGCAAAAAATAGGAGAACATCTCTCGTCACAACAAACAAATACGGAACAATCACAGACAACGAAACCCTCACCGGAAGAACCCGTACAAGATGCCGATTATAAAGATGTATCAAACGAAGAAAAGAAAGAATAAATGTCCTCACCGCATACAAAATCACTCGGTACCGGCATACTCGCTGTTATGTTCTCGGTACCGTTCTGGTTCTTCTACAAACAAGGTATCGATTTCGGGTCTCTCGACGGCACGCCGACACTTTACGCGCTGGGGTTTCTTATACTCTATTTTGTAAGTATAAGCATTCTTTTTCTATTCAATGATTACTGGCGCGTATTTATGGGGACCATCCTATTCAGCACTGTTCCATTTTTCTTTTTCTTCGGCACAACCGCGCTTACCGGAGGATCAGCGTTTATATTTTTTCTGGGGTCCATGCATGCTCTTACGCGCGTACAGCAAGAACGGCGCAATCGCCTTACATTCAAGGTGCCTATTCTCCTTCACCAGGGACTTCCGCTATTCCTTACACTCTTTGCGTTTATTCTCGCAACGGCATATTTTATCGAGACAAAAAATGCCCCCTCGGAAATTACGTTCAAAGATATCATTCCGAAAAAAACATTTACGCGTCTTTTACGCACAACACAGCCTTATATTGGTGAAAATATTCTCCCCGGATTCAATCAAAACCTTATGGTGGACGAATATATTATGGAAAATCTTAAATCGTCAGGTATTAATATCTCGGCACTTACCGACGATGAATCCCAATCTCTTCTCATTGAAGCGCGCAGACAACTTATAAGTCGTGTGGGTCTTCCGGAAAATTCACCTCCATTATCGGGACAGGAAACATTAGGAGACACTCTTTATATTATCATCACGGAAAAAAGCACTGCATTGTTTGAGCCATACCGTCAATTTCTTCCTCTTGCATTTGCCATAGGATTTTTTCTTTTCCTTAGAACCATCGCTCTTCCTTTTGGTTGGTTAGTGTCCTTCATCGCCCTCCTTATCGTAACGTTCTTTAAGTCGCACGCCATTATTGCACATGAGGATGTTCAGGCGACAAAAGAGATCGTTCGTTGGAGCTGATAATATAACTTTGTTGCCGATAAAACAGGTAATTCCTCTGCTTGATGTGTCGCACGATGTGTTGTATAATCATTCTGTCCTGCAATTATATTGCTTACACGCTCTATATTATATTCAACCATGAAAGATTATTATGATGTCCTTGGTATCGCCCGTAACGCTTCTGCGGAAGATATAAAAAAGGCATACCGAAAACTTGCCCACCAACATCACCCCGATAAAAGCGGCGGCGATGATGTTCGTTTTAAGGAAATTAACGAAGCATACCAGGTACTGGGAGACGAGCAAAAACGCGCCCAATATGACCGCTTTGGAAATGCTGGTTTTAACCCTTCAGGTGGAGGCGGCTGGGACGGCGGAAACGCTTACGCAAATGGATTTGAAGGTGTCGATTTGGGAGATATTTTCGGAGATATTTTTGGCTTTAACACAGGAAAAACACGAACTCCACGCGGACGAGATATATCAATAGACATTGAACTTTCCTTTAAGGAAGCGGTATTTGGTACCGAACGTTCCGTCTTGCTTCAAAAAATATCCGCATGTTCCGTATGTTCCGGTGGAGGAAATGAACCGGGAACACCTCTTAAGACATGCTCCAGCTGTAATGGCTCCGGGCAAGTTCACGAAACACGCCGATCCGTATTCGGCACGTTTACAACAAAACGTGCTTGTACAGCATGTCATGGATCGGGGCAAGTGCCGGAAAAAATATGCAAAGAATGCCGAGGAGAAGGCATAAAACAGGGGTCGGAAGAGGTAACAATTTCTATTCCTTCCGGTATTGATAACGGAGAGATGATAAAACTCGTAGGCAAAGGGGAGGCCGTACAAAAAGGTATTGCGGGAGATTTGTATGTAAAAATTCACATAGCTCCTCATAAGAAATTCTCCCGAACAGGAAACGACATAACCTTATCCCTTGATGTCCCATTTACCGATGTAGCACTGGGAACAACGGAAACAATCGAAACACTAGACGGCACCGTGCAAGTCCAGATACCGGCCGGAACCGATTCCGGAACCGTCCTTCGCATTCGAGGAAAAGGCGTTCCTCGAGCAAGAAGTAGTAGGGGAGATCTTCTTATTAAGGTAATTGCAAAAACACCCAAAAAGCTTTCCCGTAAAGCAAAAAACCTCCTCGAAGAACTGAAAGAAGAAGGACTATAATATTAAAAAACTGATTATATCCAAGAATATAATCAGTTTTTTAGTGGAATAACTTTTACTGCATGTTTTGAACTATGTCCGCCCGGGAGGGCTCGAACCTCCGACCGTCGGCTTAAAAGGCCGCTGCTCTACCAACTGAGCTACAGGCGGACGTAGTTCAAAACTATATATTATTGTAAAAAACCATTAAAAACAAATGTTTTTACTTTTAACTCCGTACAACCAGACTAGGGATGGACAGTAAAACGCATTACATCGCACTGCCTAATCTCCCAACCGCTTGCGGGTTATAAGCATTCCGACGAGTGGCACGGAAAGCCATATAAGAAATGCCATATCAGTTCTAAATAGCGTATGTGTAAGGGGGGAGATATATATTCCGTATTCGGATGGTACCAAACGTACCACGAAACTAACGAAAAGTCCAACACCAAATACCCCCAAAATAAGAGCATGCCACCATTCTTCCCCGATACGCCTCTGTCCTTTAAAGAGGGAACGTAATAACAGAAGCGAAACCAAAAATAAAAAAGTAATAAAAACACCAACAGAAACACCAAACCTTATACGTACATCCTCAAACACGGGAAAAAACGCCATACCGATAATATAAGGATGAATAAGGATAGAAATATAAAGTCCTAAAAGAGATGCCAAAAGACGTAGTCGCCCGATAAGAATACCGTAAAAAAAACCTGCCGTAATCAAGAAAAAAACAATCAGAACATCCCATGAGGGGATCCGATTTTGCACCAATGAAAGAAACTCGCCAATACGCGAAACCATATCCCCATGCTACACGGCATAGAAGGTAAACATCAAGCATTCTTATCCCCAATTACGCCTATGTTCGTAATTCCTCAAAAAGCCTACAATAAACACACATAGTTCTATAAAGAATTCCCATAGTTTATGCTTTATAATTCATATCTAAACTTAACCTTTTTTGCATTATCTGTAAGTGCTCTTACGTTGTTATTTGCTTTTCAGGCTTCCGCTTCGGTGATAATCCGCCCCATCCACAACCAAGGCCTCGTCGGCTATTGGTCCATGGACGAAGGGGGAGGACTTACCGCGTATGATCGAAGCGGCAACCTCAACCACGGTACGCTCACCAATATGGATGCGGATACCGATTGGACAGACGGCCAACTCGGCGGCGCGCTGGACTTTGACGGGAGTAATGATTATATAACGGCACCGGATTCAGGAGTATATTCAGGATTAAGAGCTATTACCGTATCACATTGGGTCAATTGGGAAAGTTTTGGTGGTGGTAGTAATCATAAATTTACTGTCGGAAAAAGCAACTGGTCTTCTCAAAGAGAATGGCGAATAAGGGTGGAGGATGGGACAAACCTTGTATGGCATATCAGTAATGATGGAAATGATCCGGATACTGCAGAAATACGGTATGCGGTATCTAATCTTACATTACGCAAATGGCACCATATCGTAGGAACATATGATACCGATAATAATAATCTTTTAGAGCTTTACGTGGATGGGAATTTGGTAAGTACGGCGACAGGAGAGACAGGGCCAATACTTAATGGCACAGCGGGTATAGGTATAGGTAGCAGTTCTGATGATGGAGC is a window encoding:
- a CDS encoding molecular chaperone DnaK produces the protein MAKILGIDLGTTNSAMAVVEAGQPKIIENKEGNRTMPSMVAVSKTNERLVGLLAKRQAVTNPKNTIFSAKRLIGRTYSDEEIVRDKKLLPYAIQESKNNGIEITMGEKQYRPEEISAMVLQKLKQDAEEQLGEKITEAIITVPAYFDDAQRQATKHAGEIAGLDVKRIINEPTAAALAYGFEKKKDEQIAVYDFGGGTFDVSVLEVSNDTIEVRSTGGDTHLGGDDFDQRIMDWLVNEFKKVSGIDIGNDHLALQRLKEAAEKAKHELSTTMETEVNIPFITSGAEGPQHLLIKLSRAKLESLVEDLIKKSIETTKQVVTDSKFALSDIDEVILVGGQTRMPAIIKAVKELFGKEPNKSINPDEVVALGAAIQGGIMQGDVKDVLLLDVTPLSFGIETLGGVFTRLIEKNTTVPTSHSQVFSTAADNQTSVEVHVLQGERELAKDNKTLGHFMLDGIPPASRGMPQIEVSFDIDANGILNVKAKDKTSGKEQSIRIEASSGLSTEEIERMKRDAETHAEEDKKIKELIEEKNTADTLIHTAEKALADGGEKVPADIKTDVESRIADLKKAKDGNDKPAIETAAKALSAAMQKIGEHLSSQQTNTEQSQTTKPSPEEPVQDADYKDVSNEEKKE
- the dnaJ gene encoding molecular chaperone DnaJ is translated as MKDYYDVLGIARNASAEDIKKAYRKLAHQHHPDKSGGDDVRFKEINEAYQVLGDEQKRAQYDRFGNAGFNPSGGGGWDGGNAYANGFEGVDLGDIFGDIFGFNTGKTRTPRGRDISIDIELSFKEAVFGTERSVLLQKISACSVCSGGGNEPGTPLKTCSSCNGSGQVHETRRSVFGTFTTKRACTACHGSGQVPEKICKECRGEGIKQGSEEVTISIPSGIDNGEMIKLVGKGEAVQKGIAGDLYVKIHIAPHKKFSRTGNDITLSLDVPFTDVALGTTETIETLDGTVQVQIPAGTDSGTVLRIRGKGVPRARSSRGDLLIKVIAKTPKKLSRKAKNLLEELKEEGL